A window of the Cheilinus undulatus linkage group 21, ASM1832078v1, whole genome shotgun sequence genome harbors these coding sequences:
- the LOC121503806 gene encoding uncharacterized protein LOC121503806: MVRVTRVRCAADAPHTANATSLQPIDEFFLFMTYLSLGLMEKDLAHRFKIHQSTVSCVINTWANFLYTVLGAVGIWLSEEEVKVHLPDVFHGFADTQVILDCTELYCQTPNSLLLQSEVFSTYKSHSTFKGLIGMAPHGAVTFVSSLYEGSISDKEIVKQSGIVSQLKPTMAIMVDKGFLVGDCVPCKVYIPAFLSKRAQMSGAEVRETQSIARLRVHVERLIRRVKEHKIFSTVIPLSLTGSINQLNSVACLLVNYQNRPLVKAWASKC, from the exons ATGGTCCGTGTTACAAGAGTTCGGTGTGCAGCTGATGCCCCTCACACTGCCAATGCAACG tcaCTTCAGCCCATTGACGAGTTTTTTCTGTTCATGACCTACCTATCATTGGGTCTGATGGAGAAAGATCTGGCCCACAGATTTAAAATTCACCAATCAACAGTGAGCTGCGTCATCAACACCTGGGCAAACTTCCTTTACACTGTGCTGGGAGCTGTGGGCATTTGGCTTTCTGAGGAGGAAGTGAAGGTTCACCTGCcagatgtttttcatggctttgcTGATACTCAGGTGATCTTGGACTGCACTGAACTCTACTGCCAAACACCAAACTCTCTTCTCCTTCAGAGCGAGGTCTTCTCCACCTACAAATCACACTCCACCTTCAAAGGTTTGATTGGTATGGCCCCTCATGGTGCAGTGACCTTTGTGTCATCACTTTATGAAGGCTCCATCAGTGACAAAGAGATCGTGAAGCAGTCCGGCATCGTGTCACAGCTGAAACCAACAATGGCAATCATGGTGGACAAGGGTTTTCTTGTGGGAGACTGCGTGCCCTGCAAGGTCTACATACCTGCCTTCCTGTCAAAGAGAGCACAAATGTCTGGAGCCGAGGTCAGGGAGACTCAGTCTATTGCAAGACTGAGAGTCCATGTTGAACGGCTTATTCGAAGGGTGAAAGAGCACAAGATATTCAGTACAGTAATCCCTCTTTCACTCACAGGCAGCATCAATCAGCTGAACTCAGTAGCCTGCCTCTTGGTTAACTACCAAAATAGACCTTTAGTCAAAGCCTGGGCAAGCAAGTGCTAG
- the LOC121529207 gene encoding desumoylating isopeptidase 1-like, protein MDKNATRYNVQLYIYDLSRGMARSLSPIMLGKQLEGIWHTAIVAYGDEFFFGGEGISSCSPGGTMLGPPDTVVELGETEVSEEIFMDYLSSLGESTYRGDRYRLFEHNCNTFTNEVAQFLTGRSIPTYITDLPSEVLSTPFGQLLRPILDSIHIAPPGGNVINGGRNV, encoded by the exons ATGGACAAGAATGCTACGCGGTACAATGTCCAACTGTACATTTATGATTTATCGAGAGGAATGGCCCGCAGCCTCAGTCCCATCATGTTAG GAAAACAGCTGGAAGGGATCTG GCACACAGCTATAGTCGCATACGGAGATGAATTCTTCTTCGGAGGGGAGGGGATCTCGAGCTGTTCACCG GGTGGGACGATGTTAGGACCTCCAGACACGGTGGTGGAGCTGGGAGAGACTGAGGTGTCCGAAGAGATCTTCATGGATTATCTCTCCTCTCTAGGAGAAAGCACATACAG AGGTGACAGGTATCGCCTGTTTGAGCACAATTGCAACACCTTCACCAACGAGGTGGCCCAATTCCTGACGGGCCGGAGCATCCCCACCTACATCACCGACCTGCCGTCTGAAGTCCTCTCTAC GCCGTTCGGACAGCTACTCCGGCCCATTCTGGACTCGATCCACATCGCTCCTCCAGGCGGGAACGTCATCAACGGAGGGAGGAACGTCTAA